A region from the Longimicrobiales bacterium genome encodes:
- a CDS encoding phosphoribosyltransferase family protein: protein MTPTRNLIKRAPGMPEADVFEMTWEFFGELCRVLAVKVATAGYRPDLVVGIAKAGVIPGAVVASILRCDFYSLKISRDLGAERVRARPKIFSAAPKEAMGKNVLIVDEICTSGETLRLAQNALRQVKPADLRTATSLVKQGGYKPDFYALETDATVIFPWDRQVVNDAGEIVTNPLYEGL from the coding sequence ATGACGCCGACCCGCAATCTCATCAAGCGCGCTCCCGGCATGCCCGAGGCCGACGTCTTCGAGATGACGTGGGAGTTCTTTGGTGAGCTGTGTCGCGTACTGGCGGTCAAGGTCGCGACCGCCGGCTACCGGCCCGACCTCGTCGTCGGGATCGCCAAGGCCGGCGTGATCCCGGGCGCGGTCGTCGCCTCGATCCTGCGCTGCGACTTCTACTCGCTCAAGATCAGCCGTGACCTCGGCGCCGAGCGGGTCCGCGCCCGTCCCAAGATCTTTTCCGCCGCCCCCAAGGAAGCGATGGGCAAGAACGTGCTCATCGTCGACGAGATCTGCACGTCCGGCGAAACCCTGCGGCTCGCACAGAATGCGCTGCGGCAGGTGAAGCCGGCCGACCTGCGGACCGCGACCAGCCTGGTGAAGCAGGGCGGCTACAAGCCCGACTTCTATGCGCTCGAGACCGACGCCACGGTCATCTTCCCCTGGGACCGCCAGGTCGTGAACGACGCGGGCGAGATCGTGACCAACCCGCTGTACGAGGGCCTCTAG